The nucleotide sequence TTGGTCGCTAGTTTTGAATTGGTCTTTGGCTAAGCTGTATGTAGGAAAAGGGGAAGGGGCTGGTACATTATCCTATCCTATATTTTCTTTACTGGTTGTCCTGTTCTTGGTTAGCAGTGAATTGGACCATCTTGTTGTCTTAGCATATGCTAATGACCTGTCTTTCATTTCTCAAGCCTTAGATATTTCTCACAAAGCAGGTTATCCGGTGGTTTGGGGCTTGTACTCTTTTGTTCTGATGATTGTGGGAATGAAAAAGAGAATAAAGTACTTGCGATTTGCTTCTCTTGCATTGTTTTCTGTAACATTACTTAAGTTATTTCTTTATGATATTAGGAATGCGTCAGAGGGTGGTAAGATTGGAGCTTTTGTTTCTCTCGGAGTCCTTTTGCTGATCGTTTCTTTTATGTATCAGAAACTTAAGAGTATGCTTGTAAACACTGATCCTAAAAAATGAACTTTGTGAAACTGATAGTTATATGTCTGCTTAGTGTGCTTTTGTTTAGTAACAGTACCATGTCTCAGAGCAGTTACCTTTATCAGGCTGACTTGCCTTTGGTAGAAGAAGCTGGCTATTATGAAATTAAACTTACCCCTGAGATTACAGGCAATCTTAGCAAAGAACTGCATGACTTAAGGGTGGTCAGCGAGCATGGAGAGGAAGTGCCCTATATTTTGCAACAAGACCAAGTGCAACATACGAAGCTAGCTTTTGTGCCATATGAAATTGTGGAGTCTGTTTCTAAGATTAAAGGTGTTTCTCATTTTATTGTTCATAACCCTGACAAGAGGGCTGTTGACCATGTGGTTTTGAGGATTAAAAATGCTGATGTAGACAAAAATCTTAGGATTAGTGGGAGTAATGATGGGGAGCAATGGTTTGTTGTCAAGGGCAATGTTTTTGTTGAGGGTTTTCATGAAAAGGGAAGGGTTTTTATTGAGAAAAAGGTTTCTTTCCCTTTGTCTGATTACGAATACTTGAAATTTGAGATGGACGACTCTGTATCGGCGCCTATTAATGTACTTCATGCAGGATTTTATGCAGCTTCGGTTTCAGAGGGTAGTTATATGGAATTGCCTGCACCGGAAGTTGTTAGATACGACACATTGGGAAAAACTTTTTTGGATTTTACATTTGCACAAAGGTTTTTGTTGGATCGGATCAAATTTTCTGTGGAGTCTCCTGAGAAATATAAAAGAAAGGCAATGCTTTATGTAAACAGTGGAACTAGTGAGAATGATTTATGGACGCCTGTAGGTAAATTTGAACTTGAAAAAGGTGGTGACAATACGGTGTCAAGCCAAACTTTAAAAGGCCAGCGGTTTCGGGTGGTTGTTGAAAATAAGAACAGCCCTGCCTTACAGTTTTCTGATATGAGTTTTCAGCAACTGGAAATTTCACTAAAAGCGGAACTGTCTGCCGGAGTTCACTATAGCCTTATTTTTGGAAACAAAGAGGCAGCCATGCCTGATTATGATCTGAAATATTTTAGTGAGCAAATCCCTGCGGAGTTACCCGTATTGCTTATTTCGGGTGTTCAAACCATTGAAGGGCATAAAGAGGATACAATAGCTTCGTCAGGCAATGATTTTGTTGCTTTTATGTGGCTTGCTATTGGGCTTGTAATAACTTTTCTGGGTTTTATGACTTATAAAATGGTGGTCGATTTAGGTAATAGAAATCAAGGTTAGTGGCAAATGAGCAAATTGGCTACTTTTGTATGTTGGGTCATGTCCCTGTCGATGTTTGTGGTTAGCTGGGACGTGTGAATTGCTTTTTTAAGAACAAGTATTTATGAGTTGGTTTATATTATTTGTAGCAGGTATTTTTGAAGTGGTCTGGGTAACTTCTATGAAGTACTCAGAAGGATTTACTAAACTTTGGCCTTCGGTAATTACGGTGGTGGCACTTTCTTTGAGCATGGCTCTGTTGGGGTATAGTTTAAAAGGTCTGCCTCTTGGTTCTGCCTATGCAGTATGGACGGGAATAGGCGCCGTAGGGGCTGCTTTATTGGGAATGGTTCTTTTTGGTGAACCCAAAAGTTTTCTCCGTTTCGTATTTATCTTGTTTATTGTGTTTGGTATTGTAGGGTTGAAATACCTTTCTGAATAAAATACCCCTCCTGATGTTCCCTCCCGTTGTTGGTGTTTTCACCAACAAAGAGGCTTATCCATTGTATAAAGGGAGGGTGAACTTAAAAGTGGCTCCTTCGCCTTTTTGGCTTTCAGCCCATATCTTACCGCCGTTTTTTTCAACAAAGTCCCCCCTGTTGTTGGTGTTTTCACCAACGACTACTATAATTGGCTCGAAATGGGTTCATGAGCATCCAGCTTTATTTTGCACATTTTATGTCTTATTTTGAATAGGTGTTAGGTGTGGGGTAAGGTTGGGTACCAACAAGGGGGAGATTTTATGAAGAAGGTAAGGATGATTTCGTTTTTTAACTCATTATATGTCCTACTTTGAGTGAAAATATGAATGTTAGGTGTGGGGGAGTTTGGGTAGCTTGTTGGTGAAAACACCAACAAGGGGGAGTGTCGCTTGTCGGTATTTATTTTTAGATAGGAGTATATTTTTTTGGGTTACTTATGAGGCGTTGTGGGTATGTACCCATATAATGTCTTATTATAAGTTTTAGCTATGGTACATAAAATTACATTTTCTTGGCACCTTTTTGTGTGTTTTCTGTTGTTTTCCTTTCACCTATTGCCTGCGCAGGAGATTCCTTTCTTTGATGTGGAGGTGGGGCGGGTTGCCCAGAATCACCGCCATTCTTCAGGAGGAGGGTATGAGCTTGCCAACCTGACTTCGCCGAGCCTTTCGAACCGTACACCTGTGGGCGATTACCTGATAGCCTCGGAAGAGGTCCAGGGCAATGCCAGTGTGCTGGAAGGGGAGGGTATCCCCATCGGTTTTGATTTCCCTTTTGCGGGCGATACTTTTGACGTGTTCGGTGTGAGCGGCAAGGGGTATATTGTGCTTGGCAAGCGCAGCGAAGGTTTGACCATCTATGCCGATACGCTCCGGTACGAAGAGAATGACACGGTCTTTACCCGTCAGAACCCTTATCTGATATCAGGGTTAATGTTGGGAAAGAATACAGAGACTGTTTATAATTTTCGTTCGGCCTATAACAATTGGGGGTTCCCGGGAGATAGGAATATATCAATATATATAAGTTATACTCTTAGATTGCCTGCTCTAAACGGACTGTCTGGGTCTTTTTTATGGGATTCAATGATTTCTTTATATGAAGACGGTAGGATTGTTAAAACATATACATCCAATGTCATGGATGGTGTTGAATTTGAAACGCTTGCATTTGTTCTGGACAGGTTCGGGGACGACAAAGGCTTGGGCATATATGCTCAGGAAGGAGGTTCTTGGGACAACCCTGAGGTTTTTTATGGCCTGGACAACCGCTTTGGTTATTTCAGTGAAAGTTTCCGGCCGGAAATTGTAAGAGACTTTCCGGGTTCAATTTATACCCCCTTTGACCGTCCATATAGCTGTCCCCAGCCTTTCCATTGGGAAATGGGCACGCGGGAGGGGAGCTACCACGCTTACTTTGACAATGACTATTCCCTGCTGGATGAAAGGCGGGCGAACACGACGAGTTCCCTGTGGTGGTACAGTCCGGGTATCCATAATGCCTCCTATGATGTTTACCTTGGCACCGACCCCCATGACATGTGGGAGGCTGGGAGCGAGCTGCCCGGAGACAGTGTGGACATAAGGGCCGGCCATAGTGCAGTGCCTTTGGCCGAGTTCCCTTTCAGCGGGCTGGCACCGGACATGAAGTATTATATGGAGGTGATAGGGGCTACAGAAACAGATACCCTGACCTGTAGTTATGAGTTCCGTACCAAGACGGAAGAGTTCAATGACCGGTACTGCCGGTACTCAAATCCGCATGGCTGGGCCCAAACCCTGATGTACAAAGTGGATTTTAATGACCTTGAATTTGAGAACCCTCTAGAGCCCGGGCTTTTCAATACCTCCCGCCTGGTGCCGGACACGGGAAACTGGACCACTGAGCTTGCGCGGGGGGAGACCTATACCCTTTCCATAGGGGCGACAGAGCAGGCAGGCAGGCACGATATGCGGGTCTTTATAGACTATGACCAGGACGGGGTTTTTGACGAGGAGCGGGAAGCTTACCTGACCACGAGCAACAGCAGTACCAGCTACGAAGACATAGAGATCACCATTCCTGAAGGGGCATTGCTTGGCAGGACGCGGATGAGGGTGGCCTCAAGGCAATGGCCCAGCTATGTTTTCCCTTGTGGGGACAGCTATCTTGACTTTACCGTGACCATCGTGCCCCAGGAGCATTGCCGCAGTCTGTCTTATAATGGGGAGGTTCTGGAAACTTGTTTCCGAGAGGCAGACGGTGC is from Cytophagaceae bacterium ABcell3 and encodes:
- the sugE gene encoding quaternary ammonium compound efflux SMR transporter SugE, whose translation is MSWFILFVAGIFEVVWVTSMKYSEGFTKLWPSVITVVALSLSMALLGYSLKGLPLGSAYAVWTGIGAVGAALLGMVLFGEPKSFLRFVFILFIVFGIVGLKYLSE
- a CDS encoding GEVED domain-containing protein, with translation MVHKITFSWHLFVCFLLFSFHLLPAQEIPFFDVEVGRVAQNHRHSSGGGYELANLTSPSLSNRTPVGDYLIASEEVQGNASVLEGEGIPIGFDFPFAGDTFDVFGVSGKGYIVLGKRSEGLTIYADTLRYEENDTVFTRQNPYLISGLMLGKNTETVYNFRSAYNNWGFPGDRNISIYISYTLRLPALNGLSGSFLWDSMISLYEDGRIVKTYTSNVMDGVEFETLAFVLDRFGDDKGLGIYAQEGGSWDNPEVFYGLDNRFGYFSESFRPEIVRDFPGSIYTPFDRPYSCPQPFHWEMGTREGSYHAYFDNDYSLLDERRANTTSSLWWYSPGIHNASYDVYLGTDPHDMWEAGSELPGDSVDIRAGHSAVPLAEFPFSGLAPDMKYYMEVIGATETDTLTCSYEFRTKTEEFNDRYCRYSNPHGWAQTLMYKVDFNDLEFENPLEPGLFNTSRLVPDTGNWTTELARGETYTLSIGATEQAGRHDMRVFIDYDQDGVFDEEREAYLTTSNSSTSYEDIEITIPEGALLGRTRMRVASRQWPSYVFPCGDSYLDFTVTIVPQEHCRSLSYNGEVLETCFREADGAFSVSPEGGTPPYSIQWDTGNPEDTGAELSGLGVNAHHRATIEDAEGCHIRTSMLVMRQTQPVLADTNGLYEHRQASLSGGVPPFSIELSGEGETYFFEGVSDLLDLEGLAPGTYDLEVHDSQGCTYTVEGVEVPVLLSTATGSETLADVLVYPNPARDILYVQGVSHHAVAEVYSMKGVLVKEEKLSGNSIGLTGIPSGLYILRLKDGDIMFNQKVLVH